A part of Spiribacter vilamensis genomic DNA contains:
- a CDS encoding DUF3427 domain-containing protein, whose protein sequence is MAEHAPSAATPLPRLIRGGADDPLLPQLLTSIRHASEIELAVSFIKSSGLALIFNALSERCNQEAPVRIRIITSDYLGVTDGQALRNLMLLAERGADVRVFETHGRSFHLKAYIFTREGGHRGEAFIGSSNISREALTAGLEWNYRVEEPDAAGEARLAEIREAFQAIFTADEARVLDYAWIEGYERRRPVDRPAIAPGSDDHELPPPDPTSTQVEALAALRTSREAGHARGLVVMATGLGKTYLAAFDAAQAGAGRVLFVAHRAEILLQAEATFQRVFPKAQIGRYQGNERDTNADMLFASVQTLHQAHHLAQFDPDAFEYIIIDEFHHAAAGTYRRLLQHFAPTFLLGLTATPDRADQANILSLCDDNLVYSADLFDGIRASLLCPFHYYGILDETIDYQSLPWRNRQFEEQALENQLATRGRARHNLREWREKAGQRTLAFCGSRRHADFMADYFQRAGVSAVSVHGTSATSRDEAIEHLTDGRLAVVFSVDLFSEGVDIPVVDTVLLLRPTESPVLFLQQIGRGLRRADGKDHLIVLDFVGNHRAFLNRPQALFKSETTGDGLRGFTKAYRNNTLELPPGCFANYDLQFIEFLESLIPGNAGEEFENLRAALGRRPTATEAYRAGLSLKKLRDSAGHWWAFVDSKGELTEAEAHCVTAHGNFLREVETTAMTKSYKMVLLEALLEIDGFTIPPTLEALTAASARIFHRRPTLLADLPQALQSTDALDSESLAREWRKNPIYFWTKGDKGPEVDRWFVVERDHFRPNFALDGQVDKATFTDMVQELVDYRLAQYRPKKGDTGGTTVIAFPGGQHQSTLPYYPDLQIACGHFRTSNPEEPEQIGVPAGVGRIDPERHFVARARGDSMNGGKHPIQDGDYLLMEWATPTSAGSITGSTLALERGDEAGDTQYLLREVVKNGDGQYWLRARNPEYEDLPADESMRTFARLKEILDPLAMAKGQNYYRQEIPPLFGEVFNAAIWETGHVVLPDRTHILLVTLNKQGKQTEHRYLDHFIDDHTFHWQSQNRTTPRDKRGLEIVEQSKRATRIHLFVREHGLGPDGRAAPFRYIGEVEYLSHEGEKPMGVRFRLMS, encoded by the coding sequence ATGGCCGAGCACGCCCCTTCGGCAGCAACGCCCCTCCCCCGGCTAATCCGCGGCGGTGCCGATGATCCGCTGCTGCCGCAGCTGCTGACCTCGATCCGTCACGCCTCCGAGATTGAGCTGGCGGTCTCGTTTATCAAAAGCAGCGGGCTCGCCCTGATCTTCAACGCCCTCAGCGAGCGCTGCAACCAGGAAGCCCCGGTCCGCATTCGGATTATCACCAGCGATTACCTAGGCGTGACCGACGGCCAAGCTCTCCGCAACTTAATGCTGTTGGCCGAGCGTGGCGCCGATGTGCGGGTATTCGAGACTCACGGCAGGAGCTTTCATCTCAAGGCCTATATCTTTACCCGCGAGGGTGGCCATCGGGGTGAGGCATTCATTGGCTCGAGCAATATCAGCCGCGAGGCGCTCACCGCCGGTCTCGAGTGGAACTACCGGGTCGAGGAGCCCGATGCCGCCGGGGAAGCGCGGCTTGCCGAGATCCGCGAGGCATTCCAGGCGATCTTCACCGCCGATGAGGCACGTGTACTGGATTACGCATGGATCGAGGGGTATGAGCGGCGGCGTCCTGTGGACCGCCCAGCGATCGCACCGGGCAGTGATGATCATGAACTCCCCCCGCCCGATCCGACCTCGACGCAAGTCGAGGCCCTAGCCGCCCTGCGAACCTCCCGCGAGGCGGGCCACGCCCGGGGCTTGGTGGTAATGGCCACGGGCCTCGGCAAGACCTACCTCGCCGCATTCGATGCCGCGCAGGCCGGCGCAGGCCGTGTGCTGTTCGTCGCCCATCGCGCCGAAATCCTGCTGCAGGCGGAGGCCACGTTCCAGCGCGTTTTCCCGAAGGCGCAGATCGGTCGCTACCAGGGTAATGAGCGCGACACGAATGCCGATATGCTGTTCGCCTCAGTCCAGACGCTGCATCAGGCGCACCACCTAGCGCAGTTCGATCCCGACGCGTTCGAATACATCATTATCGACGAATTCCACCACGCGGCCGCCGGCACCTATCGTCGTTTACTGCAGCATTTCGCGCCCACCTTCTTGCTGGGTCTGACGGCGACGCCGGATCGTGCCGACCAGGCCAATATCCTGTCGCTCTGCGACGATAATCTCGTCTATAGCGCGGACCTGTTCGATGGGATTCGGGCGTCGCTGCTCTGCCCATTCCATTATTACGGCATCCTCGATGAGACCATCGACTACCAGTCATTGCCCTGGCGGAATCGCCAGTTCGAGGAGCAGGCCCTCGAAAACCAATTGGCCACCCGAGGCCGAGCTCGCCATAACCTGCGCGAATGGCGCGAGAAGGCCGGTCAGCGCACCCTCGCCTTCTGTGGCTCACGTCGGCATGCGGACTTTATGGCCGATTATTTCCAGCGTGCCGGGGTATCGGCAGTCTCTGTTCATGGCACCTCGGCGACCAGCCGTGATGAGGCCATCGAGCACCTAACCGATGGCCGTCTCGCGGTGGTCTTCTCGGTGGATCTATTCAGCGAGGGCGTGGATATCCCGGTGGTGGATACCGTCCTGCTGCTACGACCCACCGAATCGCCGGTGCTCTTTCTGCAACAAATCGGCCGTGGGCTGCGCCGGGCCGACGGCAAAGACCACCTGATCGTCCTGGACTTCGTGGGCAACCATCGCGCGTTTCTGAACCGCCCGCAGGCCTTGTTCAAGAGCGAGACCACAGGTGACGGTTTACGCGGATTTACCAAGGCCTACCGCAACAACACGCTCGAGCTGCCGCCCGGGTGCTTCGCCAACTACGACCTGCAGTTCATCGAATTCCTTGAAAGCCTGATTCCCGGCAATGCGGGAGAGGAATTCGAGAATCTGCGGGCCGCCCTTGGCCGTCGCCCGACGGCGACCGAGGCCTATCGTGCCGGTCTTAGTCTGAAGAAGCTGCGCGACAGCGCCGGGCACTGGTGGGCGTTCGTCGACAGCAAAGGCGAGCTGACCGAGGCAGAGGCGCATTGTGTGACCGCGCACGGTAACTTCCTGCGCGAGGTCGAGACCACGGCGATGACCAAGTCGTACAAGATGGTGCTGCTGGAGGCGCTGTTAGAGATCGACGGGTTCACCATACCGCCGACGTTGGAGGCACTCACCGCGGCGTCCGCCCGAATCTTCCACCGACGGCCCACTCTTCTCGCCGATCTGCCCCAGGCCCTGCAGTCGACTGACGCACTTGATAGCGAGAGCCTCGCCCGAGAGTGGCGCAAGAACCCGATCTACTTCTGGACCAAGGGAGATAAGGGACCGGAGGTTGATCGCTGGTTTGTTGTCGAGCGCGACCACTTTCGCCCTAACTTCGCGTTGGATGGCCAGGTCGATAAAGCGACGTTTACCGATATGGTTCAGGAGTTGGTGGACTATCGGCTCGCGCAGTATCGGCCCAAGAAAGGTGATACAGGCGGCACTACGGTCATTGCGTTTCCAGGCGGACAGCATCAATCAACGCTCCCCTACTACCCGGATCTGCAAATCGCCTGCGGGCACTTTCGTACAAGCAATCCCGAGGAACCGGAGCAGATCGGCGTGCCTGCGGGCGTTGGGCGTATTGATCCCGAGCGCCACTTCGTCGCCCGGGCCCGCGGTGACTCGATGAACGGCGGCAAGCATCCCATTCAGGATGGTGATTACCTGCTGATGGAATGGGCCACCCCGACATCCGCTGGCTCAATCACCGGCTCAACGCTGGCGTTGGAGCGTGGCGACGAGGCCGGTGATACGCAGTACCTGTTGCGCGAAGTCGTTAAGAATGGCGATGGGCAGTATTGGCTACGAGCCCGGAATCCAGAGTATGAGGATCTCCCCGCAGACGAATCCATGCGCACCTTCGCGCGACTGAAGGAGATCCTAGACCCACTCGCAATGGCGAAGGGGCAAAACTATTACCGCCAAGAGATCCCACCGCTTTTCGGTGAGGTCTTCAATGCGGCCATCTGGGAGACTGGCCACGTAGTGCTGCCTGATCGAACTCATATCCTGCTGGTAACGCTCAACAAGCAGGGCAAGCAGACTGAACACCGGTACCTGGATCACTTCATCGACGATCACACCTTCCATTGGCAGAGCCAGAACCGGACTACACCTAGAGACAAGCGCGGGCTAGAAATCGTCGAGCAATCCAAGCGAGCAACGCGGATCCATTTGTTTGTGCGTGAGCATGGTCTAGGACCAGACGGCCGAGCTGCACCATTCCGCTATATCGGAGAGGTGGAGTATCTATCGCATGAGGGGGAGAAGCCAATGGGTGTGAGGTTTCGGCTGATGTCGTAG
- a CDS encoding type III restriction-modification system endonuclease gives MKIQFDGSLDYQREAIDAVTHLFEGQEVCQTNFTVAPLQGEPQMAMNFGQESGDLGVGNRLRLLDEDVLENVRDIQLRNGVAPSTELDTLDFTVEMETGTGKTYVYLRSVFELNHRYDFTKFIVVVPSVAIKEGVYKSLQMTEPHFKGLYDNTPFDYFVYDSQKLGQVRNFATSDTIQIMVINIDAFRRSFEDSEKEDKANIIHRPHDRMTGNKPIEFIQATNPVVIIDEPQSVASTEKSREAIRSLNPLCTLRYSATHLDKHHMLYRLDSVDAYERKLVKQIEVSGIEVQDSHNKAYVKLLEVDNRKSPIRARLELDLLQKGGKVARKAKWVRSGEDLLDTSGGRSVYDGYIIEDIYCEPGNEYVSFTSQPDIVRLGQAIGQVDEDEYKRLQIRKTIEEHLEKELKLQPRGIKVLSLFFIDRVANYKTYDEDGNPQPGKYARIFEEEYLRAARKPKYQSLFGEVDLETEARDVHNGYFAQDKKKDAKGEARLKDSRGEGQTQADEGAYQLIMQDKERLLSFEVRLKFIFSHSALKEGWDNPNVFQICTLNETQSTMKKRQEIGRGLRLAVNQDGERVHGFDVNTLTVMANESYEDFAKQLQSEIEREEGIRFGVVEKHMFAGIPVETQEGESGYFGVEASETVWAHLRDQGYIDANGKVQDDLRRDLKTGEVSLPEQASEHADSITAVLRKLAGRLHIQNKDDRRQVKLNKAVYLSDDFKALWDRIKHHTTYRVDFDVQALIERCAEEIRDNLRVGKARFVTRTARLDVTRGGVDAEAVKETPATYDARDFQLPDIVGFLQNETNLTRRTLVEILVRSERLSDFRGNPQKFVEQVQEIIRRQMELFIVDGIKYQKLGDDQFYAQELFEQEELFGYLSRNMIESEKSVYDHVVYDSDVEANFAEAFERNDEIKVYAKLPPWFHIDTPLGAYNPDWAVVVDTDGQERLYFVVESKGSLFYDALRPTEKAKIKCGEAHFEALGNEVEFRVDDNYASFSERFS, from the coding sequence ATGAAGATTCAGTTTGATGGCAGTCTGGACTACCAGCGCGAGGCAATCGACGCCGTCACGCATTTGTTCGAAGGCCAGGAGGTGTGCCAGACCAACTTCACCGTCGCGCCGTTGCAGGGTGAGCCACAGATGGCCATGAATTTCGGCCAGGAGAGTGGTGATCTGGGAGTGGGAAACCGGCTTCGCCTCTTGGACGAAGATGTCTTGGAGAACGTGCGAGACATCCAACTCCGCAACGGTGTTGCCCCGTCGACCGAGCTAGATACGCTGGATTTCACGGTGGAGATGGAGACAGGCACGGGTAAGACGTATGTGTACCTGCGCTCGGTCTTCGAGCTGAATCATCGTTACGATTTTACTAAGTTCATCGTTGTGGTGCCGTCCGTGGCCATCAAGGAGGGCGTATATAAGTCACTCCAGATGACGGAGCCGCACTTCAAGGGCCTCTACGACAACACTCCGTTCGATTACTTCGTGTATGACTCACAGAAGCTCGGCCAGGTCCGCAACTTTGCCACCAGCGACACGATCCAGATCATGGTGATCAATATCGACGCCTTTCGGCGCAGTTTTGAGGACTCGGAGAAAGAGGACAAGGCGAATATTATCCATCGTCCTCACGACCGCATGACCGGTAACAAGCCCATCGAATTCATCCAGGCCACGAACCCCGTTGTCATTATCGACGAGCCTCAAAGTGTGGCGAGCACGGAGAAGAGCCGGGAGGCCATACGCTCGTTAAACCCGCTTTGCACGCTGCGGTACTCGGCGACTCATCTGGACAAGCACCATATGCTCTATCGGCTCGATTCGGTGGATGCCTACGAGCGCAAGCTCGTCAAGCAAATCGAGGTCTCTGGTATCGAAGTTCAGGATAGTCATAACAAGGCCTACGTGAAGCTGCTGGAGGTAGATAATCGCAAGAGCCCGATTCGCGCCAGGCTCGAGCTGGATCTGCTTCAGAAAGGCGGCAAAGTGGCGCGCAAGGCGAAGTGGGTGCGCAGTGGGGAAGATCTACTGGATACCAGTGGCGGCCGTAGCGTCTACGATGGTTACATCATCGAAGACATTTACTGCGAGCCGGGCAACGAGTACGTCAGCTTCACGAGCCAGCCGGACATTGTTCGTCTTGGCCAAGCCATCGGGCAGGTGGATGAGGATGAGTACAAACGGCTGCAGATCCGCAAGACCATCGAGGAGCACCTGGAGAAGGAGCTGAAGCTACAGCCTCGTGGTATCAAAGTGCTCAGCCTCTTCTTTATTGATCGCGTTGCCAACTACAAGACGTACGACGAGGACGGCAACCCTCAACCTGGAAAGTATGCCCGGATTTTCGAGGAGGAGTACCTGCGTGCTGCTCGAAAGCCCAAGTACCAGAGCCTGTTTGGTGAGGTGGATCTGGAAACTGAGGCCCGCGACGTGCACAACGGCTATTTCGCCCAAGATAAGAAGAAGGATGCCAAGGGGGAGGCGCGTCTGAAGGACTCCCGCGGCGAAGGGCAGACCCAAGCCGATGAAGGCGCCTATCAGCTTATTATGCAGGACAAGGAGCGGCTACTGAGCTTTGAGGTACGGCTCAAGTTTATCTTCTCCCACTCGGCTCTCAAGGAGGGGTGGGACAACCCGAACGTCTTCCAGATCTGCACGCTCAACGAGACGCAGTCCACCATGAAAAAACGCCAGGAGATCGGCCGAGGCCTTCGCCTGGCCGTAAACCAGGACGGTGAGCGGGTGCACGGCTTTGATGTTAATACGCTGACCGTCATGGCCAATGAGTCCTACGAGGACTTCGCTAAACAGCTCCAGTCCGAGATCGAAAGGGAGGAGGGCATTCGCTTTGGGGTTGTTGAGAAGCACATGTTCGCGGGAATCCCCGTGGAAACTCAGGAAGGTGAATCCGGTTACTTCGGGGTTGAAGCGTCAGAAACCGTCTGGGCCCACCTGCGTGATCAGGGCTATATCGACGCCAACGGCAAAGTGCAGGATGACCTGCGGCGGGATTTAAAGACTGGCGAAGTGTCACTCCCAGAGCAGGCGTCCGAGCACGCCGATTCAATTACCGCAGTGCTGCGTAAGTTGGCCGGTCGGCTACATATCCAGAACAAGGATGATCGGCGCCAGGTAAAGCTCAATAAAGCCGTCTACCTGAGTGATGACTTCAAGGCTCTCTGGGACCGAATCAAACACCACACGACCTATCGGGTGGACTTTGACGTACAAGCCTTGATAGAGCGGTGTGCCGAGGAGATTCGCGATAACCTTCGCGTGGGCAAAGCCCGTTTCGTGACGCGCACCGCCCGCCTGGATGTGACGCGAGGAGGCGTGGATGCTGAGGCGGTGAAAGAGACCCCCGCAACCTACGATGCCCGGGACTTCCAGCTACCCGATATCGTCGGCTTCCTGCAGAACGAGACGAACCTGACTCGGCGCACATTGGTGGAGATCCTGGTTCGGAGCGAGCGCCTGAGTGACTTCCGGGGTAACCCACAGAAGTTCGTTGAGCAGGTGCAGGAGATCATCCGCCGCCAAATGGAGCTGTTCATCGTGGATGGCATCAAGTATCAGAAGCTCGGCGACGATCAGTTCTACGCCCAAGAGCTGTTTGAACAGGAAGAACTGTTCGGGTATCTCAGTCGAAACATGATCGAGAGCGAGAAGTCCGTGTATGACCACGTGGTCTACGACTCCGACGTGGAGGCGAACTTCGCGGAGGCGTTCGAGCGCAACGACGAAATCAAGGTCTACGCCAAATTGCCACCCTGGTTCCATATCGATACACCGCTCGGTGCGTACAATCCGGATTGGGCAGTCGTAGTCGATACTGATGGCCAAGAACGCCTGTACTTCGTCGTGGAGTCGAAAGGGAGTCTCTTCTACGATGCGCTACGCCCGACGGAGAAGGCGAAGATCAAGTGCGGTGAGGCGCATTTCGAAGCACTGGGCAACGAGGTCGAGTTCAGAGTTGACGACAATTATGCGAGCTTTTCGGAGAGATTTTCATAA
- a CDS encoding virulence RhuM family protein: MSEEGSERPDDDVASSRGEFFVYQSEDGSTRVECRFEDDTIWLSQALIAELYQTSKQNISLHLRNLLEEGELDRSAVIKDYLTTGPDGKRYRVKHYSLDAILAVGYRVRSQRGTQFRRWATDRLREYLIKGFAMDDERLKNPPGPGVPDYFDELLERIRDIRASERRMYLRVREIFALAADYEPSAKETQRFFQHVQNKLHYAATGQTAPELIHRRADHASPNMGLTSWKGGEVRSADVTVAKNYLNADEINELNRIVTMWLDFAEDQARRRRQVFINDWQEKLDQFLEFNDRDVLSGHGSVRKSVADQKARDEYAQFDERRRSLKEAKGEEDTMRALEDLARKGAQLSGGDAEESQK, from the coding sequence ATGAGTGAGGAAGGTAGCGAAAGGCCGGACGACGATGTCGCCTCGTCTAGAGGCGAGTTCTTCGTCTACCAGAGTGAGGATGGGTCGACCCGGGTCGAATGCCGTTTCGAGGATGACACCATCTGGTTGAGCCAGGCGCTCATTGCCGAGCTCTATCAGACCAGCAAACAGAACATCAGCCTGCACCTGCGGAACCTCTTGGAAGAAGGCGAGTTAGATCGCTCGGCAGTTATCAAGGATTACTTGACTACTGGACCGGACGGCAAGCGATACAGGGTTAAGCACTACAGTTTGGATGCCATTCTTGCCGTGGGCTATCGGGTGCGGAGTCAACGGGGTACCCAGTTCCGCCGTTGGGCCACGGACCGACTGCGGGAATACCTGATCAAGGGTTTCGCCATGGATGATGAGCGACTCAAGAACCCGCCCGGCCCTGGCGTGCCCGACTACTTCGACGAACTACTGGAACGCATCCGCGACATCCGCGCCAGCGAGCGTCGGATGTATCTGCGGGTGCGAGAGATATTTGCCTTGGCCGCGGACTATGAGCCCAGCGCCAAGGAAACCCAGCGCTTCTTCCAGCACGTCCAGAATAAGCTCCACTACGCGGCGACCGGCCAGACGGCGCCGGAGTTAATCCACAGACGTGCTGATCACGCTTCACCCAATATGGGGCTCACGAGCTGGAAGGGTGGGGAGGTTCGCTCAGCGGATGTGACTGTGGCAAAAAACTACCTCAATGCAGATGAAATCAACGAGCTGAACCGCATCGTCACCATGTGGCTGGACTTCGCCGAAGATCAGGCGAGGCGCCGCCGTCAGGTGTTCATCAACGACTGGCAGGAGAAGCTCGACCAGTTCCTGGAGTTCAATGACCGTGATGTCTTGAGTGGCCACGGGAGCGTGCGCAAGAGTGTGGCGGACCAGAAGGCTCGTGACGAATATGCCCAGTTCGATGAGCGGCGCCGCTCTCTGAAAGAAGCCAAGGGTGAGGAGGACACAATGCGAGCTTTGGAAGACCTGGCCCGCAAGGGAGCTCAGCTTAGTGGTGGTGACGCAGAAGAGAGTCAGAAATGA
- a CDS encoding site-specific DNA-methyltransferase: MDKLDPKQDGASPDIVQENIDKLRELFPDAFAEGSDRDGSRWKVDFDALRQILGDYVEDERERYSFSWHGKARARQIAQTPSAGTLRPCPEESVNWDTTQNLFIEGDNLEVLKLLQKSYHKQVKMIYIDPPYNTGGEFIYPDRFQDNLDTYLRYTGQIDDQGFKVSANSESSGRYHTNWLNMMYPRLRLARNLLRDDGIIFVSIDDNEIENLRKIMGEIFGEENEVACVVWQHSVQPKGYSGIFSLHHNYVLCFRKSDNFQLHSLPRSEEDNKNYSNPDDDSNGAWRAGDVRNALYRPNLIYQLTTPSGKTIDPPENGWRWSKEKMEEKIKSGEVVFSKDESRIVRKIYLYRQEGRPPESIWFARDAGTTRKASDELKALFDGKVPFDTTKPTSLILRMLQLAGVKDDDLCLDFFAGSGSTAHAVLNHQAGRFLMVQLPEPINEEVPHGKAAASLGMSTVAEVCRERVRRVVERIDVDNASEGASYRRDMGFKVLKLSASNIVPWDPKEDEIEASLFGSINSIKPKRTQRDVLHELLLKYGLDLAVPIKERDIAGRTVFLIGAGALVVCLADDVNLDVVKGIAALKDELTPEVMRVVFKDAGFADDVVKTNTVQILRQAGIEDVKSL, encoded by the coding sequence ATGGATAAGCTGGACCCGAAGCAAGACGGCGCCTCGCCGGACATCGTTCAGGAAAACATCGACAAGCTCCGCGAACTGTTCCCCGATGCGTTCGCGGAAGGATCTGATCGGGATGGCTCGCGCTGGAAGGTGGATTTCGACGCCCTACGGCAGATTTTGGGCGACTATGTGGAGGATGAGCGCGAGCGTTACAGCTTTAGCTGGCACGGCAAGGCACGCGCCCGCCAGATTGCGCAGACTCCGTCCGCCGGGACCCTGCGCCCCTGCCCGGAGGAGTCGGTCAACTGGGACACCACTCAGAACCTGTTCATTGAGGGCGACAACCTAGAGGTGCTTAAGCTTCTTCAGAAGTCGTACCACAAGCAGGTGAAGATGATTTACATCGATCCGCCCTACAACACGGGCGGGGAGTTTATCTACCCCGACCGGTTTCAGGACAACCTGGACACCTACTTGCGCTACACGGGACAGATTGACGACCAAGGCTTTAAAGTTTCGGCCAACTCCGAGTCCTCCGGCCGGTATCACACCAACTGGCTGAACATGATGTACCCGCGACTGCGGCTAGCGCGCAACCTGCTTCGGGATGATGGGATTATATTCGTCTCGATAGATGATAATGAGATAGAAAATCTTAGAAAAATTATGGGAGAGATTTTTGGTGAAGAGAATGAAGTAGCTTGTGTCGTGTGGCAGCACAGCGTTCAACCTAAAGGATACAGCGGGATATTTTCTTTGCATCACAATTATGTTCTCTGCTTTAGGAAAAGCGATAACTTTCAGCTTCACTCGCTTCCTAGGTCTGAGGAAGATAATAAGAACTATTCGAATCCTGATGACGACTCAAATGGTGCTTGGCGAGCAGGGGACGTGAGGAACGCACTTTACCGACCTAACCTGATATATCAATTGACGACACCTTCTGGAAAAACGATAGATCCACCGGAGAATGGATGGCGGTGGAGTAAAGAAAAGATGGAGGAAAAGATAAAAAGCGGTGAAGTAGTTTTTTCTAAGGATGAAAGCCGAATTGTTAGAAAAATTTACCTATATAGACAAGAAGGACGACCGCCGGAGTCAATTTGGTTTGCTCGTGACGCCGGTACTACCCGTAAGGCCTCTGACGAGCTTAAGGCGTTGTTTGATGGAAAAGTCCCTTTTGACACAACGAAGCCGACAAGCCTCATTCTGCGCATGCTACAACTTGCCGGAGTCAAAGATGATGATCTTTGCCTTGATTTTTTTGCAGGATCTGGTTCGACAGCTCATGCTGTATTAAATCATCAAGCTGGACGCTTTCTTATGGTTCAGCTTCCTGAGCCAATAAATGAGGAGGTTCCGCACGGCAAAGCCGCAGCTTCACTTGGAATGAGTACGGTTGCTGAGGTGTGTAGAGAAAGAGTGCGCCGAGTTGTTGAACGCATAGATGTGGACAATGCTTCTGAGGGCGCGTCTTATCGACGTGACATGGGTTTCAAAGTGCTTAAGCTTAGTGCTAGCAATATTGTTCCTTGGGATCCGAAAGAAGATGAAATAGAGGCTTCCCTTTTTGGTAGCATCAACAGCATTAAGCCTAAACGAACGCAACGTGACGTACTCCACGAACTACTGCTTAAGTACGGCTTAGACCTAGCCGTACCTATCAAAGAGCGCGACATCGCCGGCAGAACGGTCTTCCTCATCGGTGCCGGAGCGCTGGTCGTCTGCCTGGCCGACGACGTCAATCTAGATGTGGTCAAGGGCATCGCGGCGCTTAAGGACGAGCTAACCCCCGAGGTGATGCGTGTCGTGTTCAAGGATGCGGGCTTTGCCGACGATGTGGTGAAGACCAATACCGTACAGATCCTGCGCCAAGCGGGCATCGAAGACGTAAAGAGTCTTTGA
- a CDS encoding DUF4391 domain-containing protein encodes MLQVYEHLALPEAAYLGKRVYKKLFFENAELSAADRRAFTDDVETVTWQYTLKPSTLPVSVYQDDERDYSELAVIEVELRDAKRAQRLAEIIHRAIPYPLLLILMQSNGLVVSTAHKRASRAERGAVVAEEIQTTAWMDHEAPEAIEQAFLQSLTLRQQPQSHYYALYDGWHQRLLALACARLNGTFRVPSRPEQQKQRRETLTECHRLEGEISRLRAEIKKETRFNRQVEVNTRIKQLEQQLQLATAGL; translated from the coding sequence ATGCTTCAAGTGTACGAACACCTCGCCTTGCCCGAGGCCGCTTACCTGGGAAAACGGGTGTACAAGAAGCTCTTCTTCGAGAACGCAGAACTATCAGCGGCGGACCGTCGGGCATTTACGGATGACGTGGAGACGGTGACCTGGCAGTACACCCTCAAGCCAAGCACGTTGCCTGTCAGCGTTTACCAGGACGACGAGCGGGATTATTCGGAGCTGGCGGTGATTGAGGTTGAGCTCCGAGATGCCAAGCGCGCTCAGCGCCTCGCCGAGATCATTCATCGGGCGATTCCGTACCCCCTGTTACTAATACTCATGCAAAGTAATGGGCTTGTGGTGAGCACGGCCCATAAGCGTGCCAGTCGAGCAGAACGTGGGGCGGTGGTGGCCGAAGAGATCCAAACTACCGCCTGGATGGATCACGAGGCGCCGGAGGCAATCGAACAGGCGTTTCTGCAAAGCCTGACGTTGCGCCAGCAGCCCCAGTCACATTACTACGCCCTATATGACGGTTGGCACCAGAGGCTGCTTGCTCTGGCCTGCGCTCGATTGAACGGCACCTTTCGCGTGCCTTCCCGACCCGAGCAGCAAAAGCAGCGACGCGAAACGCTGACCGAGTGCCACCGGTTGGAAGGGGAAATCTCCCGGCTGCGGGCCGAGATCAAGAAGGAAACCCGCTTCAACCGGCAGGTTGAGGTCAATACCCGTATCAAGCAGCTCGAACAACAGCTACAGCTAGCGACCGCCGGGCTATAA